In Pseudoduganella albidiflava, a single window of DNA contains:
- a CDS encoding cyanophycin synthetase, which yields MTKKKDIDVLRVTHLRGPNIWTYRPVIEAWLDIGELENFPSNTIPGLYERLTALLPGMVEHRCGVGERGGFFERLREGTYAGHILEHVVLELQNLAGMRTGFGQTRQTAEGSGIYKMAFRTRQENVGRAALAAGRDLLMACIEDRPYDLQGAVEKLTDMVERLCLGPSTNSIVEAATDRAVPHIRLTDGNLVQLGHGARQRRIWTAETDNTSAIAEGIASDKDMTKGILASCGVPVPEGALVDSEDEAWEEAQDIGLPVVVKPSDANHGRGVTLNLTSEAEVRKAFHIAIERGDSSSVIVERYVVGDEHRLLVVGRKVVAASRGESVWITADGQSTVTQLVNAQINSDPRRGPNEEHPLNPVEPETSPEVQLVLKGQGLAHDSVPEAGRKVLIAINGNVANDVTDLVHPAVAEMAALAARAVGLDIAGIDLVAQDISRPLEEQGGAIIEVNASPGLLAHLKPAPGGTPRPVGAAIVEELFAQGENGRIPIVGVAGTCHTALIARLTAWQLQVSGRYVGVACEEGVYLNGRKIARGPLTEWESGQRLLLNKNVESAVFANGNRMILTEGLAYDRCTVGVVTDTRGHDRLGEFYIDEPEQMYRVLRTQVDVILSDGVAVLNAGDEQVADMARLCDGDVLFYAVHEDAAPLAAHRAEGGRAVFGRGGSFVMAIGADEVAELPASCLPNDADECREAVLAAIGTGWALDLSPDLIAAALRTFEWKNRAA from the coding sequence ATGACAAAGAAGAAAGATATCGACGTTCTCCGCGTGACGCACCTGCGTGGCCCGAACATCTGGACCTACCGCCCCGTCATCGAAGCCTGGCTCGATATCGGCGAGCTTGAAAACTTCCCCTCGAACACGATTCCCGGCCTGTACGAACGACTGACCGCGCTGCTGCCGGGCATGGTGGAGCACCGCTGCGGCGTGGGCGAGCGCGGCGGCTTCTTCGAACGCCTGCGCGAAGGTACCTACGCCGGCCACATCCTCGAACACGTGGTGCTGGAACTGCAGAACCTGGCAGGCATGCGTACCGGCTTCGGCCAGACGCGCCAGACCGCCGAGGGCAGCGGCATCTACAAGATGGCGTTCCGCACCCGGCAGGAAAATGTCGGCCGCGCCGCGCTGGCCGCCGGCCGCGACCTGCTGATGGCCTGCATCGAAGACCGGCCGTATGACCTGCAGGGCGCCGTCGAGAAGCTGACCGACATGGTCGAGCGCCTGTGCCTCGGCCCGTCCACCAACAGCATCGTCGAAGCCGCGACCGACCGCGCCGTGCCGCACATCCGCCTGACCGACGGCAACCTGGTGCAACTGGGCCACGGTGCCCGCCAGCGCCGCATCTGGACCGCGGAAACCGACAATACCAGCGCCATCGCCGAAGGCATCGCCAGCGACAAGGACATGACCAAGGGCATCCTGGCTTCCTGCGGCGTGCCGGTGCCCGAAGGCGCCCTGGTCGACAGCGAGGACGAAGCCTGGGAAGAAGCCCAGGACATCGGCCTGCCCGTCGTCGTCAAGCCGTCGGACGCCAACCACGGCCGCGGCGTCACGCTGAACCTCACCAGCGAAGCGGAAGTCCGCAAGGCCTTCCACATCGCCATCGAACGGGGCGACAGCTCGTCGGTGATCGTCGAGCGCTATGTCGTCGGCGACGAGCACCGCCTGCTGGTGGTCGGCCGCAAGGTGGTGGCCGCATCGCGCGGCGAATCCGTGTGGATCACGGCCGATGGCCAGTCCACGGTCACCCAGCTGGTGAATGCGCAGATCAATTCCGACCCGCGCCGCGGGCCGAACGAGGAACATCCGCTGAATCCGGTCGAACCGGAAACCTCGCCGGAGGTGCAGCTGGTCCTGAAAGGCCAGGGCCTGGCGCACGATTCGGTGCCGGAAGCGGGCCGCAAGGTGCTCATCGCCATCAACGGCAATGTCGCCAACGACGTGACCGACCTGGTGCATCCCGCCGTCGCCGAGATGGCCGCGCTGGCCGCCCGCGCCGTGGGGCTGGACATCGCCGGCATCGACCTGGTGGCGCAGGACATCTCCCGCCCGCTGGAAGAGCAGGGCGGCGCCATCATCGAAGTCAATGCCAGCCCGGGCCTGCTGGCGCACCTGAAGCCGGCGCCGGGCGGCACCCCGCGGCCGGTGGGCGCGGCGATCGTCGAGGAGCTGTTTGCGCAGGGCGAAAATGGCCGCATCCCGATCGTCGGCGTCGCCGGCACCTGTCATACCGCGTTGATCGCCCGCCTCACGGCGTGGCAGCTGCAGGTTTCCGGCCGCTATGTCGGCGTGGCCTGCGAGGAAGGCGTGTACCTGAACGGGCGCAAGATCGCGCGCGGCCCGCTCACCGAATGGGAATCCGGCCAGCGCCTGCTGCTGAACAAGAACGTCGAATCGGCCGTGTTCGCCAACGGCAACCGCATGATCCTGACCGAAGGCCTGGCATACGACCGCTGCACGGTCGGCGTCGTGACCGACACGCGCGGCCACGACCGGCTGGGCGAATTCTATATCGACGAGCCGGAGCAGATGTACCGCGTGCTGCGCACGCAGGTCGACGTGATCCTGTCCGATGGCGTGGCGGTGCTCAATGCCGGCGACGAGCAGGTCGCGGACATGGCCCGCCTGTGCGATGGCGACGTGCTGTTCTACGCCGTCCACGAAGATGCCGCGCCGCTGGCGGCGCACCGGGCCGAAGGCGGCCGTGCCGTGTTCGGCCGCGGTGGTTCGTTCGTGATGGCGATCGGCGCCGACGAGGTGGCCGAATTGCCGGCCAGCTGCCTGCCGAACGACGCCGACGAATGCCGCGAAGCCGTGCTGGCTGCGATCGGCACCGGCTGGGCGCTCGACCTGTCGCCGGACCTGATCGCCGCCGCGCTGCGCACGTTCGAATGGAAGAACCGGGCAGCATGA
- the cphA gene encoding cyanophycin synthetase: MEVIRTRALRGPNLWSHHTAIEAIVSCTPEELAADRLPGFEVRLRARFPRIGQFQPHGHSEAVPLAHVLELTALALQAEAGCPVTFSRTTATVEEGIFQMVVEYTEEEVGRLAVELAEKLVNSALQDTPFDLTAALTELRDLDEDVRLGPSTGAIVYAAVARKIPYRRMTSGSMVAFGWGSKQRRIQAAEIDSTSAIAENIAQDKELTKKLLDAAGVPVPVGRTVDSAEEAWTVAQQIGLPVVIKPKDGNQGKGVTVNITTEEQTHAAFNTAREFRDDIMVERFLPGHDYRLLVIGNKLVAAARRDPPHVVGDGVHSVRELVDIVNADPRRGSGHATSLTKIRFDDIALARLEQQGLAADSVPPQGQRVILRNNANLSTGGSATDVTDDVHPEVAARAVEAAQMIGLDICGVDVVVDSVLRPIEEQNGGVVEVNAAPGLRMHLSPSYGKGRPIGEAIVGTLFGEGEDGRIPVVAVTGTNGKTTTVRLIAHLIASSGLRVGMTNTDGVYVNGRQIDSGDCSGPRSARNVLQHPDVDAAVFETARGGILREGLAFDRCKVAVVTNIGAGDHLGLNYITTVEDLAVLKRVIVQNVDENGWAVLNATDPIVAAMASASKGKVMFFGADRYHPVVATHVAQGRRTVFVDRGDLVAKEGKFEQRIALADIPLTRNGTIGFQVENAMAAVAAAWGAGIDWQSIRLGLKTFNTDSHNAPGRFNVFDYRGATVIADYGHNPDAMLALVQAVESIPARRRSVVISGAGDRRDEDISQQTEILGKAFDEVVLYQDQCQRGRADGEVIALLRQGLAGATRTSHVDEIDGEFVAIDTAMDRLGEGDLCLILIDQVEDALAHIAKRVAAG; this comes from the coding sequence ATGGAAGTGATCCGCACCCGCGCGCTGCGCGGCCCGAACCTCTGGAGCCACCATACCGCCATCGAGGCGATCGTTTCGTGCACGCCGGAAGAACTGGCGGCCGACCGGCTGCCCGGCTTCGAAGTCAGGCTGCGCGCGCGCTTTCCCCGCATCGGCCAGTTCCAGCCGCACGGCCACTCCGAGGCGGTGCCGCTGGCGCACGTGCTCGAGCTGACGGCGCTGGCATTGCAGGCGGAAGCCGGGTGCCCCGTCACGTTCAGCCGCACCACCGCGACGGTCGAGGAAGGCATCTTCCAGATGGTGGTCGAGTACACCGAGGAAGAAGTGGGCCGCCTGGCCGTGGAGCTGGCCGAGAAACTGGTCAATTCCGCGCTGCAGGACACCCCGTTCGACCTGACCGCCGCACTGACCGAACTGCGCGACCTGGACGAGGACGTGCGCCTGGGCCCCAGCACGGGCGCGATCGTGTACGCCGCCGTGGCCCGCAAGATTCCCTATCGCCGCATGACGTCCGGCTCGATGGTGGCCTTCGGCTGGGGCAGCAAGCAGCGCCGCATCCAGGCCGCCGAGATCGATTCGACCAGCGCGATCGCCGAGAACATCGCGCAGGACAAGGAACTGACGAAGAAACTGCTGGACGCGGCCGGCGTGCCGGTGCCGGTCGGCCGCACCGTCGACAGCGCCGAGGAAGCGTGGACCGTGGCGCAGCAGATCGGCCTGCCCGTGGTGATCAAGCCGAAGGACGGCAACCAGGGCAAGGGCGTGACCGTCAACATCACCACCGAGGAACAGACGCATGCCGCGTTCAACACGGCACGCGAATTCCGCGACGACATCATGGTCGAGCGCTTCCTGCCCGGCCATGACTACCGGCTGCTCGTCATCGGCAACAAGCTGGTGGCGGCGGCGCGGCGCGATCCGCCGCACGTGGTCGGCGATGGCGTGCACTCGGTGCGCGAACTGGTCGACATCGTCAATGCCGACCCGCGCCGCGGCAGCGGCCATGCCACCTCGCTGACCAAGATCCGTTTCGACGACATCGCCCTGGCGCGCCTGGAACAGCAGGGCCTGGCCGCGGACTCGGTGCCGCCGCAGGGCCAGCGAGTCATCCTGCGCAACAACGCCAACCTGTCGACCGGCGGCAGCGCCACCGACGTGACGGACGACGTGCATCCGGAAGTGGCGGCACGCGCCGTGGAAGCGGCGCAGATGATCGGCCTGGATATCTGCGGCGTGGATGTCGTCGTCGATTCCGTGCTGCGCCCGATCGAGGAACAGAACGGCGGCGTGGTCGAAGTCAACGCGGCGCCCGGCCTGCGCATGCACCTGTCGCCGTCGTACGGCAAGGGCCGCCCGATCGGCGAGGCCATCGTCGGCACGCTGTTCGGCGAGGGCGAGGATGGCCGCATTCCCGTGGTGGCGGTGACCGGCACCAACGGCAAGACCACCACCGTGCGCCTGATCGCCCACCTGATCGCCTCGTCCGGCCTGCGCGTGGGCATGACCAACACGGACGGCGTGTACGTCAACGGCCGCCAGATCGACAGCGGCGACTGCTCCGGCCCGCGCAGCGCGCGCAACGTGCTGCAGCATCCGGACGTGGATGCCGCCGTGTTCGAGACGGCGCGCGGCGGCATCCTGCGCGAAGGCCTGGCCTTCGATCGCTGCAAGGTGGCCGTGGTAACCAATATCGGCGCCGGCGATCACCTCGGCCTGAACTACATCACCACCGTCGAAGACCTGGCGGTCCTGAAACGCGTGATCGTGCAGAACGTCGATGAAAACGGCTGGGCCGTGCTGAACGCCACCGATCCCATCGTGGCGGCCATGGCCAGCGCCTCGAAGGGCAAGGTCATGTTCTTCGGCGCCGACCGCTATCATCCGGTGGTGGCTACGCACGTGGCGCAGGGCCGCCGCACCGTGTTCGTCGACCGGGGCGACCTGGTGGCCAAGGAAGGCAAGTTCGAGCAGCGCATCGCGCTTGCCGACATCCCGCTCACCCGCAACGGCACCATCGGCTTCCAGGTCGAGAACGCGATGGCGGCGGTGGCGGCGGCCTGGGGCGCCGGCATCGACTGGCAATCGATCCGCCTGGGCCTGAAGACCTTCAACACCGACAGCCACAACGCGCCGGGCCGCTTCAACGTGTTCGACTACCGCGGCGCCACCGTGATCGCCGACTATGGCCACAACCCGGATGCGATGCTCGCGCTGGTGCAAGCCGTCGAATCCATCCCGGCCAGGCGCCGCTCGGTGGTGATCTCCGGCGCCGGCGACCGCCGCGACGAGGACATCAGCCAGCAGACGGAAATCCTCGGCAAGGCGTTCGACGAGGTGGTGCTGTACCAGGACCAGTGCCAGCGCGGCCGCGCCGACGGCGAAGTGATCGCGCTGCTGCGCCAGGGCCTGGCCGGCGCCACCCGCACCTCGCATGTCGACGAGATCGATGGCGAATTCGTCGCGATCGACACGGCCATGGACCGGCTGGGCGAGGGCGACCTGTGCCTGATCCTGATCGACCAGGTGGAAGACGCGCTGGCGCATATCGCCAAGCGCGTCGCCGCGGGCTGA